A stretch of the Leopardus geoffroyi isolate Oge1 chromosome B2, O.geoffroyi_Oge1_pat1.0, whole genome shotgun sequence genome encodes the following:
- the SMIM8 gene encoding small integral membrane protein 8, protein MSSAPESPGFKKEPPKEKDFKNPGLRGVRTTTLFRAVNPELFIKPNKPVMAFGLITLSLCVAYIGYLHASQENTKDLYEAIDSEGHSYMRRKTSKWD, encoded by the exons ATGTCTTCAGCACCAGAGTCTCCCGGCTTTAAAAAGGAACCACCCAAAGAGAAAGACTTTAAAAACCCAGGGCTCAGAGGAGTCCGCACGACAACCTTATTTCGGGCTGTGAATCCAGAGCTCTTCATTAAACCC AACAAACCTGTAATGGCTTTTGGACTGATAACCCTTTCCCTTTGCGTGGCTTATATTGGTTATCTACATGCATCCCAGGAGAATACAAAGGATCTCTACGAAGCTATTGATAGTGAGGGACACAGTTATATGAGGAGGAAAACATCTAAATGGGATTAA